One region of Halohasta litchfieldiae genomic DNA includes:
- the cheB gene encoding chemotaxis-specific protein-glutamate methyltransferase CheB, translating into MRKPRTVVVDDSRFMRGLITDLLDEGGIPVVGEAKDGVEALEVIADKQPDVVTMDLEMPRMNGIEAVERIMADQPTPVLMLSAYTDDDAEVTFEALEKGAVDFFAKPGGEVSMEVSRLGDQLLETIRTVADADLKQANRAEQSATAAATQTSTPDGPGGTSSTDSNAFDDTRTVVIGSSTGGPNAVEQVMSELPGGDCRVIIVQHMPEAFTSRFADRLDAATSEYDVREAGDGARIGAGEVLVARGGKHLEITGYRNGRVRVGLIDDDLGHSVMPAVNVTMESAAETITDPLTGVILTGMGADGAEGICAIQETGGPTIAQNEESCVIYGMPKRAVEAGCIDSVVHLDDVAATIRELV; encoded by the coding sequence ATGCGTAAGCCACGGACGGTTGTGGTCGACGACTCACGGTTTATGCGTGGGTTGATTACCGATCTCCTCGATGAGGGTGGGATTCCGGTCGTTGGCGAGGCCAAAGACGGCGTGGAGGCCCTGGAGGTCATCGCCGACAAACAGCCGGACGTGGTGACGATGGACCTCGAAATGCCGCGGATGAACGGGATCGAAGCTGTCGAGCGAATCATGGCCGACCAGCCGACACCCGTGCTCATGTTGAGCGCCTACACCGACGACGATGCGGAAGTCACCTTCGAGGCGCTCGAAAAGGGGGCGGTCGACTTCTTCGCCAAACCCGGCGGCGAGGTGTCGATGGAGGTCTCGCGGCTCGGCGATCAGCTGCTCGAAACCATTCGGACGGTCGCCGACGCCGATCTCAAGCAGGCCAACCGTGCCGAACAGTCGGCGACTGCGGCCGCAACCCAGACGTCGACGCCGGATGGACCGGGTGGCACCTCGTCGACCGACAGTAACGCCTTCGACGACACTCGGACGGTCGTTATTGGATCGTCGACGGGTGGGCCGAACGCGGTCGAGCAGGTAATGAGCGAGCTACCGGGTGGCGACTGTCGGGTGATTATCGTCCAGCATATGCCCGAAGCGTTCACCTCGCGGTTCGCCGACCGCCTCGATGCGGCAACAAGCGAGTACGATGTCCGCGAAGCCGGCGATGGGGCCCGAATCGGGGCTGGCGAAGTGCTGGTTGCCCGTGGTGGGAAACACCTGGAGATCACGGGCTACCGAAACGGTCGAGTCAGGGTCGGCCTGATTGACGACGATCTGGGCCACTCGGTGATGCCCGCAGTCAACGTCACGATGGAATCGGCAGCCGAAACGATCACTGACCCGCTTACGGGGGTCATCCTCACTGGGATGGGGGCCGATGGTGCGGAGGGGATCTGTGCGATCCAAGAGACCGGTGGTCCAACGATTGCCCAAAACGAGGAGAGCTGTGTTATTTATGGAATGCCGAAACGAGCAGTCGAAGCCGGATGTATCGACTCCGTCGTTCATCTCGATGACGTCGCAGCAACAATCCGGGAGTTGGTCTAA
- a CDS encoding chemotaxis protein CheW, with protein MAQSESSTDDEGAGSGSGPTQVLEFGLGDETYCLDIDVIDEIVDAGQLTRIPNSPAHVEGVIDLRGRTTSIINPKTVFNIDQDGERNRIIVFDPDSIGDQGTIGWIVDEVYQVTNITPDDVDETTTANDENVHGIVKGDDKFVVWVDPDIVGE; from the coding sequence ATGGCACAGAGTGAGAGCTCCACCGACGACGAGGGAGCTGGCTCCGGCAGTGGGCCGACACAGGTTCTCGAGTTCGGGCTGGGAGACGAGACGTACTGTCTGGATATCGACGTTATCGATGAAATCGTCGACGCCGGACAGCTCACCCGGATTCCGAACTCCCCGGCGCACGTCGAAGGCGTGATAGATCTCCGCGGACGGACCACCTCGATCATCAATCCGAAAACGGTGTTCAACATCGACCAAGACGGCGAGCGCAACCGTATCATCGTCTTCGATCCCGACTCCATCGGCGATCAGGGCACCATCGGCTGGATCGTCGACGAAGTCTATCAAGTCACCAACATTACCCCCGACGACGTAGACGAGACGACCACCGCAAATGACGAAAACGTCCACGGCATCGTCAAAGGCGACGACAAGTTCGTCGTCTGGGTCGACCCCGATATCGTCGGCGAATAG